The Desulfurellaceae bacterium nucleotide sequence GGCCGTGGATGCGCTGGCTGGGTGTGGTCGCACTGCTGGCCGTGATCGTCCAAGGCGTGCTCGGAGGACTGCGGGTGGTCCTGCTCGAAAACCTGCTGGCCCTGATTCACGGCGGCTTGGCCCAGGCGTTTTTTGCCTTCCTGGCCGCCCTGACCCTGCTGGCCTCGGCCGAATGGCAGGACCGACAGCCGCAAAAAACGGTCGCGGACGCTGCCTCGGTCCAACGCCTGAGCGTGATCACGACGGTGGCCGTGTATGCCCAGATCGTCCTGGGTGCGGTCGTACGCCACACCGGCAGCGGGGCCGAAGTCCATATCCTGGGCGCCGTCCTTGTCACCGGTCTCGTCTTCTGGCTGGTCGATTGGATCGTCCAGTCGTACGCCGACCATCCGTCTGTCCTGCGTTCGGCCCTGCTGCTGCGGCGTCTGCTGTTCGTGCAGCTCGGGCTGGGCGTGCTGGCCTATCTCGGCAAATACACCGCCAGCGGAGCTTTTCTCAGCCCCGTCGTTGTTGTGCTGGCGACCGTCCATGTCGTCATTGGCGCGCTCATGTTGGCCACCGGCGTCCGCCTCAGCCTGCGTTCCTATCGTGACGGCGTGGCGCCTTCCGCTCGTCCTGCATTCACCCCGGAACAGGTTTCGGCATGATACTCCGCACACATGCGCCGACCATGGGTCGCACCGACCGTCTGGATCGGGTCTGGCAGCGCAGCTTGGCCTTTCTCGAGCTGACCAAGCCCCGGATCGTGAGTCTGGTCCTGATTACGACCTGTGTCGGTTTTTATCTGGCCTCACTGGGCGTCGCCGACTACCGGCTGCTGCTGCACACCCTGCTGGGCACGGCCCTGGCCGCCGCTGGGACCCTGGCCCTCAACCAGGTGCTCGAACGCGAGGCCGATGCTAAAATGCGACGCACCCAGCTGCGGCCGCTGCCCGACGGACGCGTCCAGCCTCTCGAGGCGTATGTGTTCGGGACGCTGGTGACCGTCGCCGGACTCGTCTATCTGGCCTGGACCGTCAACTTGGCCAGCGCCACAGTCACCACAGCCATTGTGGTCAGCTACCTGGGAGTCTACACCCCGCTCAAGAAAACGACCTCGCTGTGTACCCTGATCGGTGCCGTGCCCGGTGCTCTGCCGCCGGTCATTGGCTGGGCGGCCGTCCGCGGCTCGATTGATCTGGAGGCCTGGATCCTGTTTGCCATCATGTTTCTGTGGCAGATGCCGCACTCGCTGGCCATAGCCTGGCTGTACCGGGACGACTACGCCCGAGCCGGATTCCAACTCCTGCCGGTCATCAACCCCGACGGGAAAAGCACCGGCCGGCAGGTGACCAGCCACTGTCTGGCGCTGCTGGCCGTCGGCCTGCTGCCGACCCTGGTCGGTCTGGCCGGACCGCTGTATTTCTGTGTAGCGTTCGGGCTGGGCAGCATGTTCCTGTGGTACAGCGTTCGTCTGGCGCTGGCCCGCTCGCCGGAGTCCGCCCGGCGACTGTTGTTTGCCTCGCTGATTTATCTGCCGCTGCTGCTGGCCGTGATGGCCTTTGATAAAGTCCCGCTGTAAGTGCGCTGGAAACCTGAGGATGACCATGTCGAGCCGAGAAGAGAAACACACGGTCAACCGTATCATCGGTCGCGGTCTGGCCATTTTTATCGCCCTGTATCTTGCCGCCACGGTGTGTTTTATTATCCTCGTCTGAGCTGGTGGAGAAGATCCCGAGGAGCGTCCCATGCCAAGCGCCACTGCCGCCCTGCCGCAGACAGCTGAACAAGCTCAGGCCCGGCCGTCTCCAGGCTTTGGAGGCGGCCCCCCCCCAGGCGTAGCCGGTCCGCCGATCAGCAACGCCCGACTGGGCATGCTGATGCTCATCAGCGCCGAAACCATGTTCTTTGTCGGCTTGATCGGGGCCTACGTGGTCTTTCGGGCCGGCAGCTCGGTCTGGCCGTCCGGCCATCTGTACCTGCCGGTCGGCGTGACCTGGGTGAACACCCTGGTCTTATTCGTCAGCTGTTACACCATGCACCGGGCCATTGCCGCCCTGCGCCTCGACCGCCTGCGCAGTGCGGGCAACTGGCTGGGCCTGACCGCGCTGTTGGGCAGCGTCTTCTTAGGCGTCCAAGGCTATGAATGGACACAGCTGGTGCGGGACGGTTTGACGATCTCAACCGGTATCTATGGCGCCACCTTCTACACTCTGATCGGCTGCCACGGCCTGCACGTTTTGGCCGCCGTGGTCTGGCTGCTCGTCGTCCTGGTCCTGGCCAAACGCGGCGCGTTCTCTGCCCGTCGGCCGGTTGCGGTTGAGGTGTGCGGCATGTACTGGTACTACGTTGGTGGCCTGTGGGCGCTGTTGTTTCCCTTGGTCTATCTGAACTGATCGGCACGCGGAGCGGACGATGTTAGCGAAAATGCTGATATATCCCGGTCTCATCAGCCTGGCGCTGATTCCGGCCCAAGCCCTGGCTCAGGGCTGTGCCATGTGCAAGACAGCCCTGTCCGGCTCTGAGGACCCCCTGGCGGTCGGCATTTTCTGGAGCGTCATGCTGATGATGACCATGCCGTTTGTGCTGTTGGCCTCGGTCGGCGGCTGGATCTTTTACACCTACTGGAACGCCAGCCGTTCCCCACATCCGCCAGCGGAAGTGCTGGCTTTTGACCCTACCCAGACAAAAAAGAAGGAGGATCAGCCTTGAGCGAAGCGGTTATTGAGACACAGGGGGCTGTTGAACCAGCCGAATCGCCATTAACCCCGGAAAGCTGGGGTAAACTTGGCATGTGGGTTTTCCTGGCCGGTGATGCCATGTCGTTCGGCGGGCTGCTGGCCGGCTACGGCGCGCTACGGGCCCGCAGCCCGGACTGGCCCGATCCGCTGGATGCGCTGGGCATTCAGCTGACGGCAGGCATGACCTTCCTTCTCATCTGTACCAGTGTCACCATGGTCAAGGCCTTGTCGGCGGCCCGGCATAGCGATCTGGCCGGTTTCAAAAAATTCATGCTGCTGACGATTACCGGCGGGACCATCTTTCTCCTGCTCCAGGCCTACGAGTGGACCCACCTGACCCACGAAGGCATGACCATGAGCGACAATCCCTGGGGAGCGGCGCTGTTTGGCACGACC carries:
- a CDS encoding COX15/CtaA family protein, which codes for MSMAHLSPSSALSTFSPWPYRFALLTTVCTLPLLFVGGLVTSLGVGLAVPDWPTTFGYNMFLYPWSQMVGGIFYEHSHRLLGSAVGFLTILLTVALWTTERRPWMRWLGVVALLAVIVQGVLGGLRVVLLENLLALIHGGLAQAFFAFLAALTLLASAEWQDRQPQKTVADAASVQRLSVITTVAVYAQIVLGAVVRHTGSGAEVHILGAVLVTGLVFWLVDWIVQSYADHPSVLRSALLLRRLLFVQLGLGVLAYLGKYTASGAFLSPVVVVLATVHVVIGALMLATGVRLSLRSYRDGVAPSARPAFTPEQVSA
- the cyoE gene encoding heme o synthase produces the protein MILRTHAPTMGRTDRLDRVWQRSLAFLELTKPRIVSLVLITTCVGFYLASLGVADYRLLLHTLLGTALAAAGTLALNQVLEREADAKMRRTQLRPLPDGRVQPLEAYVFGTLVTVAGLVYLAWTVNLASATVTTAIVVSYLGVYTPLKKTTSLCTLIGAVPGALPPVIGWAAVRGSIDLEAWILFAIMFLWQMPHSLAIAWLYRDDYARAGFQLLPVINPDGKSTGRQVTSHCLALLAVGLLPTLVGLAGPLYFCVAFGLGSMFLWYSVRLALARSPESARRLLFASLIYLPLLLAVMAFDKVPL
- a CDS encoding heme-copper oxidase subunit III — translated: MPSATAALPQTAEQAQARPSPGFGGGPPPGVAGPPISNARLGMLMLISAETMFFVGLIGAYVVFRAGSSVWPSGHLYLPVGVTWVNTLVLFVSCYTMHRAIAALRLDRLRSAGNWLGLTALLGSVFLGVQGYEWTQLVRDGLTISTGIYGATFYTLIGCHGLHVLAAVVWLLVVLVLAKRGAFSARRPVAVEVCGMYWYYVGGLWALLFPLVYLN
- a CDS encoding cytochrome c oxidase subunit 3, whose protein sequence is MSEAVIETQGAVEPAESPLTPESWGKLGMWVFLAGDAMSFGGLLAGYGALRARSPDWPDPLDALGIQLTAGMTFLLICTSVTMVKALSAARHSDLAGFKKFMLLTITGGTIFLLLQAYEWTHLTHEGMTMSDNPWGAALFGTTFYILTGFHGCHVFGGVAYLTCILISGSKGRYLGEDANHVEIVGLYWHFVDLVWILVFTFVYLL